In a genomic window of Candidatus Binataceae bacterium:
- a CDS encoding glycosyltransferase family 4 protein: MVEATEPLPIDEGERAWRCGMLSAALLARGHEVRWWTSTFHHARKVHRLDAPQTIERQPGLTLRLLHGPGYRRNLSLARIRHHQVVAEAFAREAAVLSKPDLIFCCMPTPELAEKAVELGRRDGVPVVIDVRDLWPDSYLGIVPRPLRWIAKLALRSRFRRMSRICREARGLTAVSDYYLAWALAYAGRSRSVNDRTFPLAFPAPARPSPAASPEESARTLARFNLPAGAIVATFAGIFGSTYDLETVIEAARKLASSGIDAAHLVLAGDGEKTAKLKARARGLTNLTFTGWLDQFALQDLLAASAIGLAPYTSGAPQSMPNKPFEYMASGLALVSSLGGELGDLVRSEQIGLGYTAGDAASLAAAIELLCAKPALRRQMGANGRRIFAERFSDAVVYPALVQHLEMIANGQVADSDLRAKTDRAVL, encoded by the coding sequence ATGGTCGAGGCCACCGAGCCACTGCCGATCGACGAGGGCGAACGGGCGTGGCGATGCGGGATGCTGAGCGCGGCGTTGCTCGCGCGCGGCCATGAGGTGCGATGGTGGACGAGCACGTTCCATCATGCGCGCAAGGTCCATCGTCTCGATGCCCCGCAAACGATCGAGCGGCAGCCCGGCCTGACGCTGCGCTTGCTCCACGGTCCCGGTTATCGCCGCAACCTGTCGCTGGCGCGAATCAGGCATCACCAGGTCGTCGCGGAGGCCTTCGCGCGGGAGGCCGCCGTGCTCTCGAAGCCCGACCTGATCTTTTGTTGCATGCCGACGCCGGAGCTTGCGGAAAAAGCGGTTGAGCTAGGCCGGCGCGACGGTGTTCCCGTAGTGATCGACGTGCGCGACCTGTGGCCCGACTCCTATCTGGGGATCGTGCCGCGGCCGCTGCGCTGGATCGCCAAGCTGGCGCTGCGCAGCCGCTTCCGCCGGATGTCGCGCATCTGTCGCGAGGCCCGTGGCCTCACCGCGGTGTCGGATTACTACCTGGCATGGGCGCTCGCCTACGCGGGCCGCTCGCGCTCAGTGAACGATCGGACTTTCCCGCTTGCTTTCCCCGCGCCCGCGCGGCCGTCGCCGGCCGCGAGCCCTGAAGAATCCGCTCGAACGCTCGCACGCTTCAACCTTCCGGCGGGCGCGATCGTCGCAACCTTTGCTGGAATTTTCGGTTCGACCTACGATCTTGAAACTGTTATCGAGGCTGCGCGTAAGCTCGCATCGTCGGGGATTGATGCGGCGCACCTCGTCCTGGCAGGTGATGGTGAAAAGACCGCGAAGCTCAAGGCCAGAGCCCGCGGCTTGACGAATCTAACCTTCACCGGGTGGCTTGACCAATTCGCCTTGCAGGATTTGTTGGCAGCCTCCGCGATAGGCTTGGCCCCTTATACATCCGGCGCGCCCCAATCGATGCCAAACAAGCCGTTCGAGTATATGGCGTCGGGGCTGGCGCTGGTATCATCGCTGGGCGGAGAGCTGGGAGACTTGGTGCGGAGCGAACAGATCGGACTGGGCTACACGGCCGGCGACGCCGCGTCGCTGGCAGCGGCAATCGAATTGTTGTGCGCCAAACCGGCGCTGCGCCGTCAGATGGGCGCCAACGGCCGGCGGATCTTTGCGGAGCGCTTCAGCGACGCCGTGGTCTATCCGGCGCTCGTCCAGCATCTCGAAATGATCGCGAATGGTCAGGTTGCCGACAGTGATCTCCGGGCGAAAACGGATCGTGCGGTCCTCTGA
- a CDS encoding sugar transferase: MIKRLFDLIFASILLIALSPLFLFVAGWIKLEGGGPVFYRGVRVGRYGKPFKMLKFRTMVVDADRRGASSTAADDERITGCGHLIRRYKIDELPQLLNVLRGAMSIVGPRPQIAWAVELYDPEQKRKILSVRPGITDYASIKFSNEAEILRGSRDPDAAYLELIAPEKTRLALLYVEQQSLVTDLHIFRLTLLNLLGVRRVAEDQSAISERHPVEGKRA, translated from the coding sequence ATGATCAAACGGCTCTTCGACCTGATCTTTGCGTCGATTCTCTTGATCGCGCTCTCGCCGCTCTTTTTGTTCGTCGCCGGCTGGATCAAGCTCGAGGGCGGCGGCCCGGTCTTCTATCGAGGGGTAAGGGTGGGCCGTTATGGCAAACCCTTCAAAATGCTGAAATTCCGCACGATGGTCGTCGATGCGGATCGTCGCGGCGCTTCCTCGACGGCCGCCGACGATGAGCGAATCACCGGCTGCGGCCATTTGATCCGCCGCTATAAAATCGATGAACTCCCGCAGTTGCTCAACGTGCTACGCGGCGCGATGAGTATCGTCGGTCCGCGTCCGCAGATCGCGTGGGCGGTCGAACTCTATGACCCGGAGCAGAAGCGAAAGATCCTGTCGGTTCGTCCCGGCATCACCGATTACGCTTCGATCAAGTTCAGCAATGAAGCCGAAATCCTGCGCGGCAGTCGCGATCCGGACGCCGCCTATCTTGAGTTGATCGCGCCGGAAAAGACCCGGCTCGCGCTGCTCTACGTCGAACAGCAAAGCCTGGTGACCGATCTGCATATCTTCCGGCTTACTCTGTTGAATCTGCTCGGCGTGCGGCGCGTCGCGGAAGATCAATCCGCAATCTCGGAGCGGCACCCCGTCGAGGGGAAGCGCGCGTGA
- a CDS encoding class I SAM-dependent methyltransferase, with protein sequence MKQFRTETERQVGRNIEGIFNRCGDSVETKLENFPKYVRRQQLKRFLALYEIFKLVLPVKGSVVECGVFRGFGLMSWAKLSTILEPENLTRRIYGFDTFEGFPSVSPRDQSEFQQSREGELKANSFNELSELIQEYDADRFLGHMHKVELVKGDLVRTIPEFIEKNRHLMVSLLFLDVDLYDATKAAIEHFVPRMPKGAVIAFDELDNPIWPGETLALLETLGIGALRLRRLEWDPYIGYAVIE encoded by the coding sequence GTGAAGCAATTCCGCACCGAGACTGAGCGCCAGGTCGGCCGCAATATCGAAGGCATCTTCAATCGATGCGGCGATAGCGTCGAGACCAAGCTCGAGAATTTTCCCAAGTACGTGCGGCGCCAGCAGCTCAAGCGTTTTCTGGCGCTGTACGAAATTTTCAAGCTGGTTCTGCCGGTCAAAGGCTCGGTGGTCGAGTGCGGCGTGTTCCGCGGGTTCGGCCTGATGTCGTGGGCCAAGCTCAGCACGATTCTCGAACCCGAAAATCTCACACGCCGCATCTACGGCTTCGATACCTTCGAGGGCTTTCCCTCGGTCAGTCCGCGCGATCAGAGCGAGTTCCAACAGAGCCGCGAGGGCGAACTCAAGGCCAATAGCTTCAACGAATTGAGCGAGCTGATTCAGGAGTACGACGCTGATCGCTTCCTCGGCCACATGCATAAGGTCGAACTGGTCAAAGGCGATCTGGTGCGGACGATTCCCGAATTCATCGAAAAAAATCGTCATCTGATGGTCAGCCTGCTGTTTCTCGACGTCGATCTATATGACGCGACCAAGGCCGCGATCGAGCATTTTGTGCCGCGGATGCCGAAGGGCGCGGTAATCGCTTTCGACGAACTCGATAATCCGATTTGGCCGGGCGAAACCCTGGCGCTGCTCGAGACGCTCGGCATCGGCGCGCTGCGGCTGCGGCGCCTCGAATGGGACCCCTATATCGGCTACGCGGTGATTGAGTAG
- a CDS encoding transketolase — MDHANSSKDPAGATTPNHAAGAEVEAELTALARRMRRRVLNMVHRAGSSHVGTCFSMADLLAVLYGRILRVEPSRPDWPERDRFILSKGHGCAALYAALAERGFFPFDWLESFYHDGARLAGHATHTSAPGVEVSTGSLGHGLSLACGMALIALREHNPARIFAMLSDGECDEGSTWEAALFAPHHKLDNLTAIIDYNKIQSLGSVSETLELEPFADKWRAFGWSVREIDGHNVGEILRALGQLPASARQPTCIIAHTVKGKGVSFMENRLLWHYRSPDPDEFQRAMQELEAK, encoded by the coding sequence ATGGATCACGCGAACAGTAGCAAAGACCCGGCCGGCGCCACGACGCCTAATCATGCCGCCGGCGCCGAGGTCGAGGCGGAGCTGACGGCGCTTGCGCGACGCATGCGTCGGCGCGTTCTGAATATGGTTCATCGGGCCGGCAGCTCGCACGTCGGCACCTGTTTTTCGATGGCCGATTTGCTTGCCGTCCTGTATGGCCGAATCCTGCGGGTGGAACCGTCGCGGCCCGACTGGCCTGAACGCGATCGCTTTATCCTGAGTAAGGGCCACGGCTGCGCAGCGCTCTATGCGGCGCTGGCCGAGCGCGGTTTCTTCCCGTTCGACTGGCTGGAATCTTTTTACCATGACGGCGCGCGCTTGGCGGGCCATGCGACGCATACCAGCGCGCCGGGCGTCGAGGTTTCGACCGGATCGCTCGGGCACGGACTCTCACTCGCTTGCGGCATGGCGTTGATTGCGCTTCGGGAGCACAACCCGGCGCGTATATTTGCGATGCTCAGCGACGGCGAATGCGATGAGGGTTCGACCTGGGAGGCGGCGCTCTTCGCGCCCCATCATAAGCTCGACAACCTGACGGCGATCATCGACTACAACAAGATTCAAAGCCTCGGCAGCGTGAGCGAGACTCTGGAACTCGAGCCCTTCGCGGACAAGTGGCGAGCGTTCGGATGGAGCGTGCGGGAGATCGACGGACACAATGTCGGCGAGATTCTGCGGGCGCTCGGTCAATTGCCCGCTAGCGCGCGCCAGCCGACCTGTATCATCGCCCACACGGTCAAAGGCAAGGGCGTAAGCTTCATGGAAAACCGGCTGCTGTGGCATTACCGCTCGCCCGATCCGGACGAGTTTCAACGCGCGATGCAGGAGCTGGAGGCGAAGTGA